Proteins encoded in a region of the Novibacillus thermophilus genome:
- a CDS encoding GMC family oxidoreductase codes for MAKELEKVDVVTVGVGWTGGIVAAECAKEGLKVVGLERGRERGVDDYFMIHDELRYAIRYDLMQDLSKETITFRNEPKQRALPMRRLGSFLPGEGLGGAGVHWNGMTFRFLPYDFEIYSQTVDKYGKDKIKKDYTVQDWGITYDELEPYFDKFEKTCGISGEEWKYSGKRSNPYPTPPMKNTPYLNRFAEAAKELGYEPFMAPSANLSETYENPDGMTINACQYCGFCERFGCEYGAKSDPTITVIPTAQKTGNFELRPHSNVTDILHDGEKATGVKYVDVLSGEEYIQPAEVVVLTSYTMNNTRLLLHSKLGRPYDPDSGTGVIGKNYCYQIMVGVTGFYEDEQFNTFMGAGALAQAIDDLNGDNFDHSDLDFIHGGVLTCGQSGRRPIAYNPTPPGTPGWGAEFKKNSIKYYTQTISIGFQGASIPYRYNYLDLDPTYKDAYGSPLLRMTYNFTDQDRQLFKYLSEKGGEIMEAMGADTVARQEELGDYDIRPYQSTHNTGGAIMGDDPDTSAVNNYLQMWDADNVFVVGASAFAHNGGYNPTGTVGALAYRAAEGIVKYSKNGGQLV; via the coding sequence GTGGCGAAAGAATTGGAGAAAGTGGACGTCGTCACCGTCGGGGTCGGATGGACCGGTGGCATCGTGGCGGCCGAGTGTGCCAAAGAAGGACTGAAAGTCGTCGGGTTGGAACGGGGCCGGGAACGGGGCGTCGATGATTACTTTATGATCCACGATGAGTTGCGTTACGCCATCCGCTACGACCTCATGCAGGATCTGTCCAAGGAGACGATCACGTTCCGCAACGAGCCGAAGCAGCGAGCCCTGCCGATGAGGAGGTTAGGTTCGTTCTTGCCGGGGGAAGGTCTCGGTGGCGCCGGCGTCCACTGGAACGGGATGACATTTCGCTTTTTGCCGTACGACTTTGAAATCTACAGCCAAACGGTGGACAAGTACGGCAAGGACAAAATTAAGAAGGATTACACAGTCCAGGATTGGGGCATTACGTACGACGAGTTGGAACCGTATTTCGACAAATTTGAAAAGACGTGTGGCATCTCCGGGGAGGAATGGAAGTACAGCGGAAAGCGGAGCAATCCGTACCCTACGCCGCCCATGAAAAATACGCCTTATTTAAATCGGTTTGCCGAAGCGGCGAAAGAACTTGGGTACGAACCGTTTATGGCCCCGTCGGCCAACCTCTCCGAAACATACGAAAACCCGGACGGCATGACGATAAACGCCTGTCAGTACTGCGGGTTTTGTGAACGCTTCGGGTGTGAGTACGGGGCAAAGTCAGACCCGACCATTACCGTCATTCCGACGGCCCAAAAAACCGGCAATTTCGAACTGAGACCCCACAGCAACGTGACAGACATTTTACACGACGGTGAAAAGGCGACCGGCGTGAAATACGTCGACGTGCTGAGCGGAGAAGAGTACATTCAACCGGCAGAAGTCGTCGTGTTGACCAGTTATACGATGAACAACACCCGCTTGCTGCTCCATTCTAAACTGGGACGCCCGTACGATCCCGACTCCGGCACAGGGGTCATCGGCAAAAACTACTGTTATCAGATTATGGTGGGCGTGACGGGGTTTTACGAAGACGAACAGTTTAACACGTTTATGGGCGCAGGGGCTCTGGCACAAGCGATCGATGATTTGAACGGGGACAACTTCGATCATTCCGATCTCGACTTCATCCACGGGGGTGTCCTGACGTGCGGCCAGTCGGGACGACGTCCCATCGCCTACAATCCCACACCTCCGGGAACGCCAGGGTGGGGGGCCGAGTTCAAAAAGAACTCCATTAAATATTATACACAGACGATCAGTATCGGTTTTCAAGGGGCGTCAATCCCTTACCGCTACAACTATTTGGACCTTGATCCCACCTACAAGGACGCTTACGGATCGCCCCTGCTGCGCATGACGTACAACTTTACCGACCAAGATCGCCAATTGTTCAAATATTTGTCTGAAAAGGGCGGCGAGATTATGGAAGCGATGGGGGCGGATACGGTGGCTCGGCAAGAAGAGTTGGGAGACTACGACATCCGGCCGTACCAGTCTACCCACAATACCGGCGGGGCCATCATGGGCGATGATCCAGACACGTCGGCGGTGAACAATTACTTGCAGATGTGGGATGCGGACAACGTATTCGTCGTTGGCGCGTCGGCGTTTGCCCACAACGGCGGCTACAATCCCACCGGGACTGTCGGCGCCCTCGCATACCGGGCGGCGGAAGGCATCGTCAAGTACAGCAAGAACGGGGGTCAGCTCGTCTAA
- the tatA gene encoding twin-arginine translocase TatA/TatE family subunit — MFLQNIGVPGLIVILLITLIIVGPKKLPEIGSAVGKTLSEFKKSTREIMSAEDSSPESKE; from the coding sequence ATGTTTCTGCAAAACATCGGGGTTCCAGGGTTAATTGTGATCTTGCTCATTACCCTCATTATCGTCGGCCCAAAAAAACTGCCCGAAATCGGGTCAGCCGTGGGGAAGACGCTGTCCGAATTTAAGAAGTCGACGCGAGAGATTATGAGCGCGGAAGATTCGTCTCCCGAAAGCAAGGAGTAG
- the tatC gene encoding twin-arginine translocase subunit TatC, which yields MLSPLDVVRFYASVAGGLSLGVSAPFIGYRLWRFVRPALTAQESRAALTYIPAMFLSFALGIAFGFFVVFPFAFRFLTALGASHFTVMVTTQEYLSFLLMTTLPMGFLFEVPFVLMFLTATGMVTPDKLKAVRKYAYLLFAVVSAIVTPPEFVSQLLVLFPLFALYELGLVLTRWVYRKQQRGEGDMLEGEAVPEGD from the coding sequence ATGCTCAGCCCGCTGGACGTCGTCCGCTTTTACGCCAGCGTCGCGGGAGGATTGAGTCTCGGTGTGTCTGCTCCTTTCATCGGGTACCGACTCTGGCGCTTCGTCCGTCCAGCTTTGACAGCTCAAGAAAGCCGGGCCGCCCTGACTTACATTCCGGCCATGTTTTTGAGCTTTGCCCTCGGCATCGCCTTCGGATTTTTTGTCGTCTTTCCGTTTGCTTTCCGCTTTCTCACCGCTCTCGGGGCGTCCCACTTTACGGTGATGGTCACGACGCAGGAATATTTGTCTTTTTTGCTCATGACGACCCTGCCGATGGGATTTCTGTTTGAAGTGCCGTTCGTGCTCATGTTTTTAACGGCGACGGGGATGGTGACACCGGACAAGCTCAAGGCAGTTCGCAAGTACGCCTACTTGCTGTTCGCTGTCGTCTCGGCCATTGTCACCCCGCCGGAATTTGTTTCCCAACTCCTCGTGCTGTTCCCGCTGTTTGCCCTGTACGAACTGGGGCTGGTGCTGACGCGCTGGGTGTACCGCAAACAGCAGCGGGGGGAAGGGGACATGTTGGAGGGGGAGGCAGTGCCTGAGGGGGATTAG
- a CDS encoding MBL fold metallo-hydrolase: MDRQMEDSMDNTFIPATSVTSGQGQAVRSDLYSLTVQIVNVCFVGDPGRTYPKWVLVDTGMPQSAKAIAAAAEERFGPDSQPEAIVLTHGHFDHVGAVVDLVERWDVPVYAHEREMPYLTGQTPYPAPDPSVEGGLVAKMSPIFPVEPVDLGDCVHPLPPFGAVPGMPGWRWIHTPGHTPGHVSFFRDRDRALIAGDAFVTVKQDELYKVVSQEQEINGPPRYLTTDWQAAKDSVEKLEELKPSVIVTGHGKPMDGDALSSGLQKLVQHFDEIAVPDYGRYVDGTQH; encoded by the coding sequence ATGGATCGGCAGATGGAAGACAGCATGGACAACACCTTCATCCCCGCCACGTCGGTGACGAGCGGGCAAGGTCAAGCGGTCAGGTCGGACCTGTACAGCCTCACCGTCCAAATTGTAAACGTCTGTTTCGTCGGCGATCCGGGTCGCACCTACCCCAAATGGGTACTGGTCGACACCGGTATGCCGCAATCGGCCAAAGCCATTGCAGCTGCAGCAGAAGAACGTTTCGGCCCAGACAGTCAACCTGAAGCGATCGTGCTGACGCACGGTCACTTTGATCACGTCGGCGCCGTCGTGGATTTGGTCGAACGGTGGGATGTACCCGTTTACGCCCACGAACGGGAAATGCCGTACCTGACAGGCCAAACCCCATACCCGGCACCTGACCCGTCGGTGGAAGGCGGGCTGGTGGCCAAAATGTCTCCGATCTTTCCGGTGGAGCCCGTTGATCTGGGTGATTGCGTTCATCCCCTTCCGCCTTTCGGTGCAGTACCAGGTATGCCCGGATGGCGTTGGATTCACACCCCTGGCCATACCCCAGGTCACGTGTCCTTCTTCCGCGATCGGGACCGAGCGCTCATCGCCGGCGACGCTTTTGTCACAGTGAAGCAAGATGAGCTTTACAAAGTGGTGAGCCAAGAGCAAGAGATTAACGGACCCCCAAGGTATTTGACGACCGACTGGCAGGCTGCCAAAGATTCTGTTGAGAAGCTAGAAGAACTCAAGCCGTCTGTCATCGTCACCGGTCACGGAAAGCCGATGGACGGAGACGCTCTGTCAAGCGGCTTACAAAAACTTGTACAACACTTTGACGAGATCGCCGTACCCGACTACGGCCGGTACGTGGACGGCACACAACATTGA
- a CDS encoding sporulation protein YjcZ → MSGGKGYGGYGFYNYRALLLLILLIIIFFWFIWNGFPYY, encoded by the coding sequence ATGTCAGGTGGAAAAGGATACGGCGGATACGGATTTTACAACTACCGCGCGCTGTTGCTGTTAATTTTGTTGATCATTATTTTCTTCTGGTTCATCTGGAACGGATTCCCTTATTATTAA
- a CDS encoding sigma-70 family RNA polymerase sigma factor: MQEGKTVEQCLKAKSGDRKAMECLVRQYRPLMVSLANKWRGYGFDDALQEAHVAALEAVMQYSPDVGCPFGTFLKQRMRSHLRTWGRRQVRWVDRHVAASASHHGDDATLLPVEEWADVQTDFSRLPVEWAEWLDALSPREQLVLKKQVIEGYTLQEIAEEESVSRHTVHTWKKRAMKKLRSRVAEEE; encoded by the coding sequence GTGCAGGAAGGGAAAACGGTCGAACAGTGTCTCAAGGCGAAAAGCGGCGATCGGAAGGCGATGGAATGTTTAGTACGGCAATACCGACCTTTGATGGTCAGTCTCGCCAACAAATGGAGGGGGTACGGGTTTGACGATGCCCTGCAGGAAGCGCATGTGGCCGCTCTAGAGGCCGTCATGCAATATAGCCCGGACGTTGGGTGTCCCTTTGGTACGTTCTTAAAACAGCGCATGAGATCCCATTTGCGCACGTGGGGACGACGGCAAGTTCGCTGGGTCGACAGACACGTTGCCGCTTCCGCCAGCCATCACGGCGATGACGCAACACTGCTCCCCGTTGAAGAGTGGGCCGATGTGCAGACCGACTTCAGCCGACTGCCGGTGGAGTGGGCAGAATGGCTCGACGCGCTGTCGCCCCGGGAACAACTCGTGCTGAAGAAACAAGTCATCGAAGGGTACACGTTACAGGAAATTGCCGAAGAAGAATCGGTCTCCCGCCACACCGTTCACACGTGGAAAAAGCGGGCGATGAAGAAACTGCGAAGCCGTGTGGCCGAAGAGGAGTGA
- a CDS encoding DUF1659 domain-containing protein, whose amino-acid sequence MAIVQMPDASRLVLTLDDGVDNEGNPQTKTKSFNNVKPEASDEALYRVATSLAQLQTLPLVSVDRHDRAELVEDGQ is encoded by the coding sequence ATGGCGATCGTGCAAATGCCCGATGCTTCCCGCCTCGTGTTGACGTTAGACGATGGTGTCGACAACGAAGGCAACCCTCAGACGAAGACGAAGTCTTTCAACAACGTGAAGCCGGAAGCCAGTGATGAAGCGCTGTACCGTGTGGCGACGAGTTTAGCACAGCTCCAAACATTGCCGCTCGTCTCTGTCGACCGCCACGATCGAGCGGAACTAGTAGAGGACGGGCAGTAA
- a CDS encoding DUF2922 domain-containing protein: MDEKNLELIFKNEQGRTVRITLPSPVEPVDSAAVDEAMDLILAENIFLSSGGDWVEKVGARVVSRTVEEIPINVE; the protein is encoded by the coding sequence GTGGACGAAAAAAATCTGGAGCTCATTTTTAAAAATGAGCAGGGGAGAACGGTGCGCATTACACTGCCATCTCCTGTCGAGCCGGTGGACAGTGCGGCAGTGGATGAGGCGATGGATCTCATTTTGGCCGAAAACATCTTTCTCTCGTCTGGCGGAGACTGGGTCGAGAAAGTGGGAGCGCGCGTCGTCTCTCGAACGGTTGAAGAGATTCCGATCAACGTGGAATGA
- a CDS encoding YvrJ family protein — protein sequence MEYIAGFVSQVGFPIAVSIYLLVRIEGKLEWLTEAILDLSRSISNMKH from the coding sequence ATGGAGTACATCGCCGGATTCGTTTCTCAAGTGGGCTTTCCCATTGCAGTGAGCATATATTTACTCGTCCGCATCGAAGGAAAACTGGAATGGCTGACGGAAGCGATCCTCGATTTGTCCCGGTCCATCTCCAACATGAAGCATTAG
- a CDS encoding SDR family oxidoreductase, translating to MDLRLAGKVALVTAASRGLGKAIAAELSREGADVVMCSRNKDNIERAAHDIAEETGGRVIPVTGDVSRLDDIQSVVSRVQQAYGKLDVLVCNAGGPPGGPFESFDDAAWQSAFETNLLSVVRLVRECLPLMKDNGGRILAVASSSVKVPIPGLILSNVMRSGVAGLMKTLANELAPYDILVNTVCPGRIATDRVAELDAAKAEQNGMSLESVKREMEGQIPLKRYGKPEEFAKVVAFLASEANSYMTGSTLMIDGGMVQAL from the coding sequence ATGGACTTACGTTTGGCGGGAAAAGTGGCGCTCGTAACCGCGGCGAGCCGCGGTCTGGGAAAGGCGATTGCGGCGGAACTCAGCCGGGAAGGGGCTGACGTTGTCATGTGCAGCCGGAACAAAGACAACATCGAGCGGGCGGCTCACGACATAGCCGAGGAGACAGGCGGACGGGTGATTCCGGTGACAGGGGATGTCAGCCGTCTGGATGACATTCAGTCGGTCGTCAGTCGCGTTCAGCAGGCGTACGGCAAACTCGATGTGTTGGTGTGCAATGCAGGCGGACCGCCTGGCGGTCCATTCGAATCGTTTGATGATGCGGCATGGCAATCTGCTTTTGAGACGAATTTACTCAGTGTTGTGCGTTTAGTCCGTGAGTGTCTTCCATTGATGAAAGACAATGGGGGCCGAATTCTCGCTGTCGCTTCATCGTCGGTGAAAGTCCCCATACCGGGGTTGATCCTGTCTAACGTAATGCGGTCCGGGGTGGCCGGCCTCATGAAAACACTGGCCAACGAACTGGCTCCGTACGACATTTTGGTCAATACGGTCTGCCCGGGGCGCATTGCGACAGATCGTGTGGCGGAACTGGATGCGGCAAAGGCGGAACAAAACGGGATGAGCCTAGAGAGCGTCAAACGAGAAATGGAAGGGCAAATCCCATTGAAGCGTTATGGAAAGCCAGAAGAGTTCGCCAAGGTGGTCGCTTTTCTCGCGTCCGAAGCGAACAGTTATATGACCGGTTCGACGCTCATGATCGACGGCGGCATGGTTCAGGCCCTTTAA
- a CDS encoding Asp23/Gls24 family envelope stress response protein produces MANEQDGQVRIADDVVAVIAGIAATETDGIAGMSGGVTEGFTRRVTGKNVTRGVSVEVGELEAAIDLRVIVQYGAKIHEVSRQLQHNVKQAVESMTGLNVIEVNVKVEGVVLAEEGKHAPEEGEQRVK; encoded by the coding sequence TTGGCAAATGAACAGGATGGTCAAGTACGCATAGCAGATGACGTCGTGGCCGTCATTGCTGGCATAGCGGCGACGGAGACGGATGGCATCGCCGGCATGTCCGGTGGAGTGACGGAAGGTTTTACGAGACGTGTCACCGGAAAGAATGTCACCCGGGGGGTTAGCGTCGAAGTCGGCGAGCTGGAGGCGGCCATCGACTTGCGCGTCATCGTGCAGTACGGGGCGAAAATTCACGAAGTGTCCCGCCAGCTGCAGCACAACGTGAAACAGGCCGTAGAATCGATGACAGGATTAAACGTTATTGAGGTGAATGTGAAAGTGGAAGGTGTCGTTTTGGCCGAAGAGGGAAAACATGCACCTGAAGAAGGCGAACAGCGGGTCAAATGA
- a CDS encoding YugN family protein, giving the protein MIFEDSGVEGIHHLFEKIDPIMKKIGFYPAWDYHKVSYDYKLVDNGHAPDYYLRIPCKVVAGTVEHPGCEIVLKTPVTFKHYYPHGMNFDAEVPQDLLKKAEQLLSEVKEKLSALPELETHNQH; this is encoded by the coding sequence GTGATCTTTGAAGACAGCGGAGTGGAAGGCATCCATCACTTATTCGAAAAAATCGACCCGATTATGAAAAAAATAGGCTTTTATCCGGCCTGGGATTACCATAAAGTGTCTTACGACTACAAACTGGTGGACAACGGACACGCCCCCGACTATTACTTGCGCATCCCCTGTAAAGTCGTGGCTGGCACGGTCGAGCACCCAGGTTGCGAGATCGTACTGAAGACACCCGTGACATTCAAACACTACTACCCCCACGGGATGAACTTCGACGCAGAAGTGCCGCAGGACCTGTTAAAAAAGGCGGAACAACTTTTGTCAGAAGTGAAAGAAAAGCTCTCGGCCTTGCCTGAACTGGAAACGCACAACCAGCATTAA
- a CDS encoding CBS domain-containing protein — MREETLRDIMTTNVTYSNPQDPVMQAAQKMKQLNVGSIPVCDANQNVIGMITDRDICLRCVADNLPNSTPVQQVMSQNVVTASPDMTVDKAAHLMSERQIRRLPVVENGKMVGIVAIGDLATRHPSAEEAGHALSDISSPSQPLQ; from the coding sequence ATGCGAGAAGAAACTTTGCGAGACATTATGACGACAAACGTGACGTACAGCAACCCGCAAGATCCCGTGATGCAAGCTGCCCAAAAGATGAAACAGCTGAATGTCGGCTCCATTCCCGTCTGTGACGCAAACCAAAACGTCATCGGCATGATTACGGACCGGGACATTTGCTTGCGCTGTGTGGCGGACAACTTGCCGAACTCCACACCAGTTCAACAGGTGATGTCGCAAAACGTCGTAACGGCTTCTCCAGACATGACTGTGGACAAAGCCGCCCACCTCATGTCGGAACGGCAAATTCGCCGTTTGCCCGTCGTGGAGAACGGAAAAATGGTCGGGATTGTCGCCATCGGCGACCTGGCCACCCGTCACCCGTCCGCTGAAGAAGCCGGTCACGCGCTCAGTGACATTTCCTCCCCCAGTCAGCCGTTACAGTAA
- a CDS encoding TVP38/TMEM64 family protein — MEWNTIWAVVEDFFSAEHLLYLLEEYRDLGPLPGILLPMIEALMPFLPLVVIIAGNAAAYGFWFGFLFSWIGAVFGSLIVFLIFRRLARQRVMGFISRHPKVLSMLDWFERHGFGMIFLLLCFPFTPSSLINVVAGLSKINVLTFSLAVILGKMVMISVVAFVGHDIVSLVRQPEQLVVLLVAMAILWMIGKYIEMRLTKRRVSPDTRQENS; from the coding sequence ATGGAATGGAACACAATTTGGGCGGTAGTTGAAGACTTTTTTTCTGCGGAACACTTGTTGTATCTGCTGGAGGAATACCGTGATCTCGGGCCTTTGCCGGGGATCCTCTTGCCTATGATCGAAGCCCTGATGCCTTTCCTGCCTTTGGTCGTCATTATAGCCGGAAACGCAGCTGCGTACGGGTTTTGGTTCGGTTTTCTGTTTTCGTGGATTGGGGCGGTTTTCGGATCGCTCATCGTCTTTCTCATTTTCAGGCGACTGGCTCGGCAACGGGTCATGGGGTTTATATCCCGGCACCCGAAAGTGTTGTCGATGCTTGACTGGTTTGAGCGGCACGGCTTTGGGATGATTTTTCTCCTCCTGTGCTTTCCGTTTACTCCGTCTTCCTTAATTAACGTCGTCGCCGGTCTGTCGAAAATCAACGTGCTGACGTTTTCCCTCGCCGTCATTCTCGGGAAGATGGTCATGATTTCAGTGGTGGCGTTTGTCGGACACGACATCGTGTCCCTCGTGAGACAGCCAGAGCAATTGGTCGTCCTGTTAGTAGCTATGGCTATACTGTGGATGATCGGCAAGTACATCGAAATGCGTTTGACAAAGAGAAGAGTGTCGCCGGACACAAGACAAGAAAACAGCTGA
- a CDS encoding PTS sugar transporter subunit IIA, translating into MLDQLLSEENIRVQEECQDWQAVVDRGAGILLAQGCIEAGYVSRIKDYLEEHGPYMVIAPGVVLLHARPEDGANGVCMSLMTLASPIAFGHAQNDPVDIVITFATPDDEQHVQALSQMTELLSDETSLRKLREAKEAEEVLNVVRPFVQKGGERR; encoded by the coding sequence ATGCTGGATCAGTTGTTGAGCGAAGAAAACATCCGCGTACAAGAAGAGTGTCAAGACTGGCAAGCGGTTGTAGACAGGGGAGCCGGTATTTTACTTGCGCAAGGGTGTATCGAAGCGGGGTACGTTTCCCGCATTAAAGACTACTTAGAGGAGCACGGGCCGTACATGGTGATCGCGCCGGGCGTCGTCTTACTTCACGCCCGTCCGGAAGACGGAGCGAACGGCGTGTGCATGAGCCTGATGACGTTAGCTTCTCCCATTGCGTTCGGGCACGCACAAAACGATCCGGTCGACATCGTGATTACGTTTGCTACCCCGGACGACGAGCAGCACGTACAGGCCCTTTCGCAAATGACGGAACTGCTTTCCGACGAAACGAGCCTTAGAAAACTGAGAGAGGCGAAGGAGGCTGAGGAAGTGCTCAATGTTGTTCGGCCTTTCGTACAAAAGGGAGGTGAGAGGCGATGA
- a CDS encoding PTS sugar transporter subunit IIB, translating to MKKILVVCSNGLGSSLMLKSAIQRACDEQGIEAEVEHCDLGSAHSMAHGRDLIVTSEALADELEGLEVPVVTIVNFTSQEEIKEKVLSKLQ from the coding sequence ATGAAAAAAATTCTCGTCGTCTGCAGTAACGGTCTGGGCAGCAGTCTCATGCTCAAATCCGCTATCCAGCGGGCATGTGACGAACAGGGCATCGAGGCGGAAGTCGAGCACTGTGACTTGGGGTCTGCCCACTCCATGGCACACGGTCGCGATTTAATTGTGACGTCAGAAGCTCTGGCGGACGAGCTGGAAGGATTGGAGGTCCCCGTTGTCACGATTGTGAACTTTACCAGTCAGGAAGAAATCAAAGAGAAGGTGTTGAGCAAGTTGCAATGA
- a CDS encoding PTS ascorbate transporter subunit IIC: MQGFLGFIVNEVLSQPAVIAGLMALIGLVALRKPARTVLTGTLKTIIGFLILGVGADVITSTLNPLGTVLQEGFGINGVIPNNEAIVALAVDDFGRQTAIIMSLGFVFNLVFARLTPLKYVFLTGHHTFFMACLISAVLTTAGMGGGLLILVGSVILGFLMVAIPALGQPFMRRITGDDNIAIGHFGTVGYVASALVGKWFGNPEKSTEEVKVPKGFGFLRDTTVSTALTMVVIYVFVVLSAGPDASAGVAGGQNYIAFAVLQGLMFAVGLYVILAGVRMMLAEIVPAFQGIAEKIVPDAKPALDCPVTFNFAPTAVIIGFLSSFLGGLIGLGILAAVGATVIIPGLVPHFFTGATAGVFGNATGGRRGAFLGALANGLLISFLPALLLPVLGDLGFQNTTFGDADFAVVGIVIGFFASLFQ; this comes from the coding sequence ATGCAGGGGTTTCTCGGGTTTATCGTCAACGAAGTGCTGAGCCAACCAGCGGTCATTGCCGGTCTGATGGCGCTCATCGGCTTGGTGGCGCTCAGAAAACCGGCTCGCACCGTTTTGACCGGCACTTTGAAAACGATTATCGGGTTTTTAATTCTCGGGGTCGGTGCCGATGTCATTACGAGTACACTCAATCCGTTGGGGACAGTGCTGCAGGAAGGGTTCGGGATAAACGGAGTGATCCCGAACAACGAAGCCATTGTCGCGCTTGCCGTGGACGATTTCGGGCGCCAGACGGCGATCATCATGAGTCTCGGCTTCGTGTTTAACTTGGTCTTCGCGCGGTTGACACCTTTAAAGTACGTGTTTTTAACCGGCCATCACACGTTTTTCATGGCCTGTTTAATCTCTGCCGTCTTGACGACTGCCGGTATGGGCGGAGGCCTACTCATCCTCGTCGGTTCTGTCATTCTCGGCTTTCTCATGGTGGCGATCCCGGCATTGGGACAGCCGTTTATGCGCCGCATTACCGGTGACGACAATATCGCCATCGGTCACTTCGGGACTGTCGGGTACGTTGCGTCTGCATTAGTCGGTAAGTGGTTCGGAAACCCGGAGAAGAGCACGGAAGAAGTGAAAGTGCCGAAAGGGTTCGGTTTTCTGAGAGATACGACTGTGTCCACCGCTTTGACGATGGTCGTCATTTATGTGTTCGTCGTCTTGTCGGCTGGACCGGATGCGTCAGCAGGTGTGGCCGGCGGACAGAATTACATCGCCTTTGCCGTGTTGCAAGGGTTGATGTTCGCCGTCGGTCTGTACGTCATCCTGGCCGGTGTGCGGATGATGCTCGCCGAGATCGTTCCCGCTTTTCAGGGGATCGCGGAAAAAATTGTGCCGGATGCCAAACCGGCTTTGGACTGTCCGGTGACGTTCAATTTCGCCCCGACAGCGGTGATCATCGGGTTCTTGTCCAGTTTTCTCGGCGGATTGATTGGGTTGGGCATTCTCGCCGCAGTGGGCGCGACGGTGATTATTCCAGGTCTCGTTCCGCACTTTTTCACCGGGGCCACCGCCGGAGTGTTCGGGAATGCCACCGGCGGGAGGCGCGGCGCATTCCTCGGTGCGCTGGCAAACGGCTTGCTCATCAGCTTTTTGCCTGCGTTGCTGTTACCCGTACTGGGCGACCTCGGGTTCCAGAACACGACGTTCGGGGATGCCGACTTCGCAGTGGTTGGCATTGTCATCGGCTTTTTCGCCAGTTTGTTTCAGTAA